One Rhizobium sp. 9140 genomic region harbors:
- the hutH gene encoding HAL/PAL/TAL family ammonia-lyase, with translation MDAVCLDDVVLETRLDWRAVARVADGAPLILSKDAIARIETAHRIVGALVESGVRAYGITTGVGALADTVVDRPSQSRLSRNIVLSHACGVGPLLDAKSVRAIMAAQVANMAHGHSGVRRDVVATLCTFLEKNCIPDIPARGSAGYLTHNAHIALVLIGEGRAQVNGICMSGVAALAALGLAPLVLEAKEGLSLVNGTACSTGLGALTLSRAAGLLDWADAIAALTLEALGAQMTAFDEKVLALRPSPGLVAVGETLRRLLAGSGLIEAAKGKRTQDALSLRAVPHVHGAARDVFDVTAAVVDRELASVTDNPAVAGTPDAPLVFSQAHAVAPALSQALDSLAVALAQLSAISERRIDRLVNPLVSSLPPFLATDPGAGSGFMIAQYTAAALATESRRLATPASLDGGLTSGNQEDFLAHPTAAANKLLAILDNAEQILAIEYAAAVQAHDLIAATLESGDITPHSRAPGTDRLHRHLRRIIPLYADDRPLGQDLETTRRLMTDVHVTEI, from the coding sequence ATGGACGCGGTGTGCCTGGACGACGTGGTGCTGGAAACGCGGCTCGACTGGCGAGCGGTCGCGCGTGTCGCGGACGGCGCGCCGCTGATCCTGTCAAAAGATGCCATTGCACGGATCGAGACGGCGCATCGCATCGTCGGCGCGCTGGTGGAAAGCGGTGTGCGCGCCTATGGCATTACCACCGGTGTCGGCGCGCTGGCCGATACGGTGGTCGATCGCCCATCGCAGAGCCGTTTGTCGCGCAATATCGTTCTCAGCCATGCCTGCGGCGTCGGCCCGCTGCTCGATGCGAAATCCGTACGCGCCATCATGGCGGCGCAGGTCGCCAACATGGCGCATGGGCATTCCGGCGTCCGCAGGGACGTCGTGGCAACGCTCTGCACGTTTCTCGAAAAGAACTGCATTCCCGACATTCCCGCCCGCGGCTCGGCTGGCTATCTCACGCACAATGCCCATATCGCCCTCGTCCTCATCGGCGAGGGCAGGGCGCAGGTGAACGGCATTTGCATGAGCGGTGTCGCAGCGCTGGCCGCACTTGGCCTCGCACCCTTGGTGCTGGAAGCCAAGGAGGGGCTCAGCCTCGTCAACGGCACGGCCTGCTCGACAGGGCTCGGCGCCCTGACGCTGTCCCGCGCGGCAGGCCTTCTCGACTGGGCCGATGCCATCGCCGCCCTGACGCTGGAAGCACTGGGCGCGCAGATGACCGCCTTTGACGAAAAGGTGCTGGCACTCCGCCCGTCGCCGGGTCTCGTCGCCGTGGGTGAAACCCTTCGTCGGCTCCTGGCCGGAAGCGGGTTGATCGAGGCTGCCAAGGGAAAGCGCACACAGGATGCGCTCAGCCTGCGCGCCGTGCCTCATGTCCATGGTGCGGCCCGTGATGTGTTCGACGTCACCGCCGCCGTCGTCGATCGGGAACTCGCTTCGGTCACGGACAACCCGGCCGTTGCCGGCACGCCGGACGCGCCCCTCGTGTTCTCGCAGGCCCACGCCGTGGCGCCCGCGCTCTCACAGGCGCTCGATAGCCTCGCGGTTGCGCTGGCGCAGCTGTCCGCCATCTCCGAGCGCCGGATCGACCGCCTCGTCAACCCGCTCGTCAGCAGCCTGCCGCCCTTCCTCGCCACCGACCCTGGCGCCGGTTCCGGCTTCATGATCGCGCAATATACGGCCGCAGCCCTTGCCACTGAGAGCCGCCGCCTCGCCACACCCGCGAGCCTCGACGGCGGTCTCACCTCCGGCAATCAGGAGGACTTTCTGGCGCACCCGACCGCTGCCGCAAACAAGCTCCTCGCCATCCTCGATAATGCCGAACAGATCCTCGCCATCGAATACGCCGCCGCCGTTCAGGCCCACGACCTCATCGCAGCCACGCTGGAGAGCGGGGACATCACGCCGCACAGCCGCGCTCCCGGTACCGACCGCCTCCACCGCCACCTGCGCCGCATCATCCCTCTCTACGCAGACGATCGGCCGCTCGGCCAGGATCTGGAAACCACCCGGCGTCTGATGACGGACGTTCACGTCACCGAGATATGA
- a CDS encoding cold-shock protein, producing the protein MTTGTVKWFNSTKGFGFIQPDNGGEDAFVHISAVERAGMREIVEGQKIGYELERDNKSGKMSACNLQAA; encoded by the coding sequence ATGACCACAGGCACAGTTAAATGGTTCAATTCCACCAAGGGCTTCGGCTTCATTCAGCCTGACAACGGCGGCGAAGATGCCTTCGTTCACATCTCGGCTGTCGAGCGCGCCGGAATGCGCGAAATCGTTGAAGGCCAGAAGATCGGCTACGAACTCGAGCGCGACAACAAGTCGGGCAAGATGTCGGCCTGCAATCTCCAGGCCGCTTGA
- a CDS encoding transposase, with protein sequence MRKLAALLVEQEPQRAVFEATGPYHRELETALASAGLLYAKANPRKVRRFADVVGIHAKTDRVDAKLLARFAAMVEIAPTTQKSASLQALGELMNARKSLVADRTAIKNRSHVQTAKLLIRQNEARLKLIESQIKAIDQEAMKLIGADAAFTARFKILVSIPGISSLTACVMLTEMPEIGTLDQRQVAFLAGLAPHARESGKWKGKRFICGGRGTLRQALYMPALVASRFNADFKEKYQALIAVRKPPKLALTVIMRKLIILANAFIRDARVWNEKYA encoded by the coding sequence ATGCGCAAGCTGGCGGCGCTTCTGGTTGAGCAGGAACCGCAGCGAGCCGTCTTCGAGGCGACGGGGCCCTATCATCGGGAGTTGGAGACGGCTCTGGCTTCGGCCGGCCTCCTCTATGCCAAGGCCAATCCGCGCAAGGTGCGCCGCTTTGCCGATGTCGTCGGCATCCATGCCAAGACCGACAGGGTGGACGCAAAGCTGCTCGCCCGTTTCGCCGCCATGGTGGAGATCGCGCCGACGACGCAGAAAAGCGCATCGCTTCAGGCTCTTGGCGAACTGATGAACGCCCGCAAAAGCCTCGTTGCCGATCGCACCGCCATCAAGAACCGATCCCACGTTCAGACTGCAAAGCTGCTCATTCGCCAGAACGAGGCACGCCTGAAGCTGATCGAAAGCCAGATCAAGGCGATCGATCAGGAGGCCATGAAGCTGATTGGCGCGGATGCCGCCTTCACCGCACGCTTCAAAATCCTCGTTTCCATTCCGGGTATTTCCAGCCTCACCGCCTGCGTCATGCTGACCGAGATGCCGGAAATCGGCACGCTGGACCAAAGGCAGGTCGCCTTCCTTGCAGGGCTCGCTCCGCATGCAAGAGAATCGGGGAAATGGAAGGGCAAGCGCTTCATCTGCGGCGGACGCGGGACTCTGCGCCAGGCCCTCTACATGCCAGCGCTCGTTGCATCCCGGTTCAATGCCGACTTCAAGGAAAAATACCAAGCCCTTATTGCAGTCAGAAAACCACCAAAACTCGCCCTCACCGTCATCATGCGAAAACTCATCATCCTTGCAAACGCATTCATCAGGGATGCGAGGGTTTGGAACGAAAAATACGCTTGA
- a CDS encoding helix-turn-helix domain-containing protein, with amino-acid sequence MGKPHPIVLRARVVAFVEEGNSHREAARHFRVSPRCVNNMVILKRASGALKPARQGHLGGGKLMGHTDWIHARVAENGDVTLDELGVELLGRGVLVDRSTICRLLHRLGLSHKKKSQGRRTTPPGDRPSA; translated from the coding sequence ATGGGCAAGCCGCATCCGATTGTATTGCGTGCGCGTGTTGTTGCGTTTGTCGAGGAAGGCAACAGTCATCGGGAAGCCGCCCGACATTTCCGAGTTTCGCCGAGATGTGTGAACAACATGGTGATCCTGAAGCGGGCCTCCGGCGCGCTGAAGCCGGCTCGGCAGGGACATTTGGGCGGCGGCAAGCTTATGGGTCATACGGACTGGATCCATGCGCGGGTGGCCGAGAATGGCGATGTGACGCTGGATGAATTGGGCGTTGAGTTGCTTGGGCGCGGCGTCTTGGTCGATCGCTCAACGATCTGCCGCCTGCTGCATCGGCTCGGGCTCAGTCATAAAAAAAAGTCTCAAGGCCGCCGAACAACTCCGCCCGGAGATCGCCCAAGCGCGTGA
- a CDS encoding transposase, with translation MANTKLTKRTGWSARGQRYRTHAPFGSWKTQTFIAGLCYHGLTAPWIVDAPMNGRIFEAWIETQLAPTLSPGDVVILDNVASTKVRERKTGQGSPRVVAVPAGLFPRPQPY, from the coding sequence TTGGCCAACACGAAGCTGACAAAGCGAACGGGATGGTCTGCAAGGGGCCAAAGATATCGAACTCATGCGCCGTTCGGCTCGTGGAAGACCCAGACCTTCATCGCCGGCCTGTGCTATCACGGCCTTACAGCGCCCTGGATCGTCGATGCCCCGATGAACGGTCGCATCTTTGAGGCCTGGATCGAAACCCAGCTCGCCCCGACCTTGTCGCCCGGCGACGTGGTGATCCTCGACAATGTCGCCTCCACAAAAGTTCGAGAGCGGAAGACTGGTCAAGGCTCGCCGCGCGTGGTTGCTGTTCCTGCCGGCTTATTCCCCAGACCTCAACCCTATTGA
- a CDS encoding transposase, with protein MSPPQKFESGRLVKARRAWLLFLPAYSPDLNPIEMAFSKLKTLLRKRAARSFDAIAKALGDICDLFTIAKCRNFFKAAGYEAG; from the coding sequence ATGTCGCCTCCACAAAAGTTCGAGAGCGGAAGACTGGTCAAGGCTCGCCGCGCGTGGTTGCTGTTCCTGCCGGCTTATTCCCCAGACCTCAACCCTATTGAAATGGCCTTCTCAAAACTCAAAACCCTGCTGCGCAAACGGGCTGCCCGAAGTTTCGATGCCATAGCCAAAGCCCTCGGCGACATCTGCGATCTCTTTACCATCGCGAAATGCCGGAACTTCTTCAAGGCCGCAGGATATGAGGCCGGATAG